A window of the Bacillota bacterium genome harbors these coding sequences:
- a CDS encoding SDR family oxidoreductase: MGRLQDRVALVTGAAQGMGFAIARCLLREGAKVLINDVNPDTIQRAVEELNREFPGRVLGKKADVTNKAEVQNMIEELCREWGTIDILVNNAGGALHTPYKLEEIEEKHWDLVLNVNLKGTFFTCQCAIPIMAKAGKGAIVNMAALAGHWRASLAGVQYTAAKAGVEGLTRQLAYDWGPKGIRVNAVAPTVTITGDRVKSLWDDKTEEEKNRIISQIPLRRLSTPEEIGNAVVFLASDEASYITGITLDVCGGRYLR; this comes from the coding sequence ATGGGAAGACTGCAAGATCGGGTGGCATTGGTGACAGGCGCAGCCCAGGGCATGGGATTCGCCATCGCCAGATGTCTATTGAGAGAGGGCGCCAAGGTCCTCATCAACGACGTTAACCCCGATACCATTCAGCGGGCCGTAGAGGAGTTGAACAGGGAATTCCCAGGTCGTGTTCTTGGGAAGAAAGCCGATGTGACCAACAAGGCGGAGGTCCAGAACATGATCGAGGAGCTCTGCCGGGAGTGGGGAACCATCGACATCCTGGTCAACAACGCCGGCGGCGCCCTTCATACACCGTACAAACTGGAAGAGATAGAAGAGAAGCACTGGGATCTGGTCCTCAACGTGAACCTGAAGGGGACCTTCTTCACCTGCCAGTGCGCTATTCCCATAATGGCCAAAGCCGGTAAGGGTGCCATCGTGAACATGGCCGCGCTCGCTGGCCATTGGCGGGCGTCGTTGGCTGGTGTGCAGTACACGGCCGCCAAGGCGGGCGTGGAAGGGCTGACGCGCCAGCTCGCGTACGATTGGGGCCCCAAGGGAATCAGGGTGAACGCTGTCGCTCCCACGGTGACCATCACGGGCGACAGAGTCAAGTCGCTGTGGGATGACAAGACGGAAGAGGAAAAGAACAGGATCATCTCCCAGATCCCCCTCAGGCGGCTGAGTACGCCGGAGGAAATCGGTAACGCAGTGGTGTTCTTGGCCTCCGACGAAGCCAGCTACATCACCGGCATCACCCTGGATGTATGCGGCGGACGATACCTGAGGTGA
- a CDS encoding ROK family transcriptional regulator gives MPGQRRSLSSTRFIRSFNVVSALQTLYREGACSKSRISQITSMSPATVTRIISELVEQGVVSEYKVAESTGGRKPVIFRLNYDKLYVVGIQLVRDGVALGLCDLKGRILAKRKFRPYSLEPKSLIAELSREFELLLGMNGVNREHILGSGLAISGIVSSESGTLVRSVNLGWSDVRISEVLESALGFPVVVENDANAAALAELWFGCARDVSSFMYLKTDTGVGAGIVCGGSLMAGPRGMAGEIGHAPVVRDGRECVCGQRGCLETYMYAQGLLRRYETETGVHLEEPRDFFTLITSGDEAARRMMDEAAEALGVMASVAATMLDLDLIVVGGLWGELGERFCDPVEKRCNEIMERTGLGKTLKVRGSALGEDSDIRGAVGIVIDKWFTPRI, from the coding sequence ATGCCGGGCCAAAGACGCTCTCTTTCCAGCACCAGGTTCATAAGGTCGTTCAACGTGGTTTCAGCGCTCCAGACGTTGTATCGCGAAGGCGCGTGCTCGAAGTCGAGGATCTCCCAGATTACGAGCATGAGCCCGGCGACCGTGACGAGAATCATTTCAGAGCTAGTTGAACAGGGAGTTGTAAGTGAGTACAAGGTCGCGGAATCTACCGGCGGACGAAAGCCTGTCATTTTCAGACTGAACTACGACAAGCTCTACGTCGTCGGCATTCAGCTGGTCCGGGATGGTGTCGCCCTCGGGTTGTGCGATCTCAAAGGAAGGATCCTCGCCAAGAGGAAGTTCCGGCCGTATTCGCTCGAGCCCAAGAGCCTCATCGCCGAACTCTCGAGGGAGTTCGAACTTCTTTTGGGTATGAACGGTGTGAACCGAGAGCACATTCTCGGGAGTGGGCTTGCCATATCCGGCATAGTCAGTTCGGAGAGCGGTACGCTCGTCCGTTCAGTGAACCTTGGATGGAGCGATGTGCGGATATCCGAGGTGCTCGAAAGCGCTTTGGGGTTTCCGGTCGTCGTCGAGAACGACGCCAATGCGGCAGCCCTCGCCGAGCTGTGGTTCGGCTGTGCGCGGGACGTATCGAGCTTCATGTATCTGAAGACGGATACCGGCGTAGGGGCGGGTATTGTCTGCGGTGGGAGTCTCATGGCAGGCCCGCGCGGGATGGCCGGTGAGATCGGGCATGCTCCTGTAGTCAGGGACGGACGTGAGTGCGTGTGCGGCCAGCGCGGATGCCTGGAGACATACATGTACGCCCAAGGACTGCTAAGACGATACGAGACCGAGACAGGAGTGCACCTAGAGGAGCCGCGCGACTTCTTCACGCTCATCACGTCGGGTGACGAGGCAGCCCGGCGGATGATGGACGAGGCGGCTGAGGCGCTCGGGGTGATGGCGTCGGTTGCAGCCACGATGCTGGATCTCGACCTCATCGTAGTTGGAGGGCTCTGGGGGGAGCTTGGGGAGCGGTTCTGCGACCCGGTGGAGAAGCGCTGCAACGAGATAATGGAGCGGACCGGGTTGGGGAAGACGCTCAAAGTGCGAGGATCGGCGCTGGGGGAGGACTCCGACATACGCGGAGCGGTTGGCATCGTGATCGATAAGTGGTTCACCCCTCGGATATAG
- a CDS encoding TAXI family TRAP transporter solute-binding subunit has protein sequence MRGRYLVAAVLIVTMALCLSTGTVGAVQRFAYSASNPGGTWYTMIGGLVKLLNEKLPADIRVDMIASGGSVLNTRRLATGEAALTMSYSSHLWECWNGKGIMEGRPSDAPRIMFEIYRSDHYFVTLANKGIKTLEDLEGKRVVLGSPGSGTSDNSRLTFRTLGIKVIESELAFDEAARALQDGKVDAIGMSGSPAAGIVELAATRDIYVIPFTDEQLDKIVAQAPFFSKGFMKANTYKGQTKDVPCFMFSVYQVAHKSVPDDVVYQMMKIIFSPEGRSYLADVHPQWKPMGNDPQAVKMLGIPYHPGAERFWKEQQK, from the coding sequence ATGAGAGGTCGTTATCTGGTTGCTGCAGTACTTATCGTGACGATGGCGCTTTGTCTCTCCACCGGAACGGTCGGTGCCGTGCAGAGATTTGCCTACAGCGCAAGCAATCCCGGCGGCACCTGGTACACGATGATCGGAGGATTGGTGAAGCTACTCAACGAGAAACTCCCGGCCGATATCAGAGTCGATATGATAGCAAGCGGCGGTTCAGTCCTGAATACGCGGCGGTTGGCAACGGGGGAAGCCGCCCTCACGATGTCGTACTCCTCTCACCTGTGGGAGTGCTGGAATGGAAAAGGGATCATGGAGGGGCGGCCGAGCGACGCTCCTCGGATCATGTTTGAGATTTACCGAAGCGACCATTATTTCGTGACCTTGGCCAACAAGGGGATCAAGACTCTGGAGGATCTCGAGGGCAAGCGGGTGGTCCTCGGTTCGCCCGGTTCTGGCACGAGCGACAACTCTAGGCTCACTTTCAGGACGCTCGGCATCAAGGTCATCGAATCCGAATTAGCGTTCGACGAGGCCGCCCGAGCGTTGCAGGACGGGAAGGTGGACGCCATAGGGATGAGCGGGTCTCCGGCAGCCGGCATAGTTGAGCTGGCAGCCACGAGAGACATCTACGTCATTCCCTTCACCGATGAGCAGTTGGACAAGATCGTGGCGCAAGCTCCCTTCTTCTCCAAAGGGTTCATGAAGGCGAACACGTACAAGGGACAGACCAAGGACGTGCCTTGCTTCATGTTCAGCGTATATCAGGTCGCGCACAAGTCCGTGCCCGACGACGTGGTGTATCAGATGATGAAGATCATCTTCAGCCCGGAGGGCAGAAGCTACCTGGCGGACGTGCATCCGCAGTGGAAACCCATGGGCAACGATCCGCAGGCGGTTAAGATGCTTGGTATACCCTATCATCCTGGCGCGGAGCGCTTCTGGAAGGAACAGCAGAAGTAA
- a CDS encoding hydroxyacid dehydrogenase, translating to MDLKNGYVLLPQPIEDEARKLLEDEGLDIVVAPDPSPATVAPLMRGARAIILRTGIVLDRELLEASDDLWTISRTGGGVDNVDLKAATEKGIIVTSSLGVNASTVAEHTISLILALFKQLFLMDREVRKNNFKIRYKNYPQDVLGKRLGIVGFGRIGQILAGYFHPLSKTKVLAYDPLLTEEVKNSFADTVDFVGLEELLRASDVVSIHVPLNKYTRNMIGWEQLSLMKREAYLVNVSRGGVVNEQDLIRALKEGVIRGAGLDVFENEPIEAGNPLLEMDNVILTPHTAALTEECVVRMATEAVKRVIDLFNGYEPAMIANPEVLRFERWQHLKKR from the coding sequence ATGGATCTGAAGAACGGCTACGTACTGCTTCCTCAGCCCATCGAGGACGAAGCGCGAAAGTTGCTGGAGGATGAAGGGCTGGACATAGTGGTGGCCCCGGATCCAAGTCCAGCCACCGTAGCGCCACTTATGAGAGGCGCGCGGGCGATCATCCTGCGGACCGGGATCGTTTTGGATAGGGAACTGCTGGAGGCGAGCGACGACCTGTGGACCATATCCAGAACGGGCGGAGGCGTGGATAACGTAGACCTCAAGGCTGCCACGGAAAAGGGGATTATCGTCACCTCAAGCCTCGGCGTGAACGCAAGCACCGTCGCCGAGCACACCATCTCGTTGATCTTGGCTCTCTTCAAACAGTTGTTCCTGATGGATAGAGAGGTTCGAAAGAACAACTTCAAGATTCGGTACAAGAACTACCCTCAAGATGTTCTCGGAAAGAGGCTCGGGATAGTAGGATTCGGCAGAATCGGGCAGATTCTGGCCGGCTATTTTCATCCTCTGTCGAAGACCAAGGTCCTAGCGTATGATCCCCTGCTGACTGAGGAAGTCAAGAATAGCTTCGCTGACACAGTCGACTTCGTGGGCCTGGAGGAACTCCTGCGAGCTTCCGACGTCGTGTCCATTCACGTTCCTCTGAACAAGTATACGCGGAACATGATCGGCTGGGAACAACTGAGTCTGATGAAGCGAGAGGCCTATCTCGTGAACGTCTCCCGCGGTGGGGTCGTGAACGAGCAGGACCTCATACGGGCGCTGAAAGAAGGGGTCATCAGAGGGGCCGGGCTGGACGTATTCGAGAACGAACCCATCGAGGCCGGCAATCCTCTGCTGGAGATGGACAATGTGATCCTCACCCCTCATACTGCTGCCTTGACCGAGGAGTGCGTGGTAAGGATGGCCACCGAAGCCGTCAAGCGGGTGATCGACCTCTTCAACGGGTACGAGCCGGCCATGATCGCCAATCCCGAGGTCCTGCGGTTTGAGAGATGGCAGCATCTCAAGAAAAGATGA
- a CDS encoding alcohol dehydrogenase catalytic domain-containing protein: MDIPRRMRAAHLVARGRIEVLETDVPVPGPDQVLLRVEACGICGTDVEIRDHGMPGEPPLPFIMGHEYAGVVAQVGSTVDEFAVGDRVAVEVHKGCGRCHNCIMGQYTACLNFGNRKKGHAANGMTANGGFAEYALNHVNTLYKIPDEISFEEAALITTAGSAFYAIDAMGGYIAGDTVAVIGPGPIGLALVQAAKALGAARVILTGTRKGRLELGKSMGADCVVDISEGQDPVKVVKGLTNGAGADVVFDAAGVSSSLESALDMVRPGGAIVLVAFYKGPVTVNISKAVVRNVNLYTVRGEGRRNVRRALSMAAQKKMDLKPLITHRFALNDINEAFETYTKRIDNAIKVIVHPQQQ, translated from the coding sequence ATGGACATCCCCAGGAGAATGCGCGCCGCTCATCTGGTCGCCCGCGGGCGTATTGAGGTTCTTGAAACCGACGTCCCGGTCCCCGGCCCCGATCAAGTGTTGCTTCGGGTGGAGGCCTGCGGGATATGCGGCACCGATGTCGAGATAAGGGATCATGGCATGCCCGGAGAGCCACCGCTCCCTTTCATCATGGGCCATGAATACGCCGGTGTCGTGGCCCAGGTCGGCTCGACGGTGGACGAATTCGCGGTCGGAGACAGGGTTGCGGTGGAGGTTCACAAGGGATGCGGTCGCTGCCACAACTGCATCATGGGGCAATACACCGCTTGCCTGAACTTCGGCAATCGCAAGAAGGGACATGCCGCCAACGGCATGACCGCGAACGGCGGCTTCGCTGAGTATGCGCTTAACCACGTGAATACCCTCTACAAGATCCCCGATGAGATATCCTTCGAAGAGGCGGCTCTGATCACGACTGCTGGATCGGCTTTCTATGCCATCGATGCCATGGGTGGCTACATTGCCGGTGATACCGTGGCGGTGATCGGCCCCGGTCCCATCGGCCTAGCCCTCGTTCAGGCGGCAAAGGCGCTCGGAGCGGCAAGGGTGATCCTCACAGGCACGCGCAAAGGCAGGCTCGAATTGGGCAAGAGTATGGGTGCAGATTGCGTCGTCGACATAAGCGAAGGACAGGACCCGGTCAAAGTCGTGAAAGGGCTGACAAACGGGGCGGGCGCGGACGTCGTGTTTGACGCGGCCGGGGTTTCGTCTTCACTCGAGTCGGCCCTTGACATGGTCAGGCCCGGCGGCGCCATTGTCTTGGTGGCCTTCTACAAGGGCCCTGTCACTGTGAACATTTCCAAGGCGGTCGTTCGTAACGTGAATCTGTACACCGTGCGAGGCGAGGGACGGCGCAACGTGAGGCGCGCTCTTTCCATGGCCGCTCAGAAGAAAATGGACCTCAAGCCACTCATCACTCACCGGTTCGCGCTCAATGACATCAATGAGGCCTTCGAGACGTACACGAAGCGGATAGACAATGCTATCAAGGTCATCGTTCATCCGCAGCAGCAGTAG
- a CDS encoding TRAP transporter permease yields the protein MRQLGSTTKLLVKLIAIAFSAFYCYTAGFGIISSETHLGIYLLVTFLLVMLLYPASKRWPRSRLLYALDAILIVLACASVIYWMVEYREYAAMRAGWTNQWDLIFGLVAIVISLEVTRRAMGNVLPIIGLIMLVLTYFGPYLPGIFRHGGIRLSSMVEYFYYTSGIFGTIVSTFATYIVPFLIFGSFLKASGAGDFFIDLASSLTGHVPGGPALIAVAGSAVFGSISGSGVANVVATGTFTIPMMKKVGYTAEFAGAVEAAASSGGQLLPPIMGAAAFILATLTEQPYSTIVLISFTPALIYYFSLALMVYFRARRRQLSGLSRSELPAFSQVMRKGWYYIFTIVTVVVVIALGYSAAATAFWGSAFVVVCSMFRKDTRFTLKKLLAALEDAGRSSLSVGATAGTLGIVMASLTLSGLGVKLSSLILSVGQGNLFLTVVLTALIATIIGMGLPTTASYIIMSILAAPSLIQLGVNHVYAHMVCMWFSVISNITPPVCVAAFAAASISGGNPMKTGFHAVPLGIYMYLLPFLFIYRPQVFVYGHPFLSGLEIVITLAIATVAFAAGFQGWLFRNLRAWERAVYFAAAPLMIHTGLVTDLIGAAIILVMSLYVLASSKRVGRAVAA from the coding sequence ATGCGTCAACTTGGCAGTACCACTAAGCTGCTCGTCAAGCTCATTGCTATAGCTTTTTCCGCTTTCTATTGTTATACGGCCGGGTTCGGGATTATATCCAGTGAGACTCACCTTGGGATCTACCTTCTGGTCACGTTCCTCCTAGTCATGCTCTTGTATCCCGCCTCCAAGAGATGGCCCCGGAGCAGACTACTGTACGCGCTGGACGCTATCCTGATCGTCCTGGCATGCGCGTCCGTCATCTACTGGATGGTCGAGTACAGGGAGTACGCGGCCATGAGGGCCGGCTGGACGAACCAATGGGATCTCATCTTCGGTCTAGTCGCGATCGTGATCTCGTTGGAAGTGACCCGCCGGGCCATGGGCAACGTTCTGCCCATCATCGGCTTGATAATGCTCGTTCTGACCTACTTTGGGCCATATTTGCCCGGCATATTTAGGCATGGCGGTATACGCCTGTCCTCAATGGTTGAGTACTTCTACTACACCAGCGGGATCTTCGGGACGATCGTGTCCACGTTCGCCACATACATCGTCCCCTTCCTGATTTTCGGATCCTTCCTGAAAGCCTCTGGCGCTGGTGATTTCTTCATCGATTTGGCCAGTTCCCTTACGGGACACGTGCCCGGGGGACCGGCCTTGATCGCTGTCGCCGGCAGCGCGGTTTTCGGCAGCATCTCCGGGAGTGGAGTGGCCAACGTCGTCGCTACCGGGACTTTCACAATTCCGATGATGAAGAAGGTGGGCTATACCGCGGAGTTCGCCGGAGCGGTCGAGGCCGCGGCTTCCTCGGGCGGTCAGCTTCTGCCTCCGATCATGGGCGCAGCCGCCTTCATCCTGGCGACCCTTACCGAACAGCCCTACTCTACGATTGTCTTGATCAGCTTCACGCCGGCCTTGATCTACTACTTTTCCCTAGCCTTGATGGTGTACTTCAGAGCGCGGCGGAGACAGTTGAGTGGTCTGAGCCGTTCGGAACTCCCGGCATTCTCCCAGGTGATGAGGAAGGGCTGGTACTACATATTCACCATAGTGACCGTCGTTGTCGTCATCGCCTTGGGTTACTCCGCAGCCGCGACGGCTTTCTGGGGCTCGGCGTTCGTCGTGGTGTGCAGCATGTTCCGCAAGGACACCAGGTTCACACTTAAGAAGCTCCTTGCGGCCCTGGAGGACGCCGGGAGAAGTTCGCTGAGCGTCGGCGCGACCGCGGGAACCCTCGGGATCGTGATGGCGAGTCTGACTCTGTCGGGTCTTGGAGTGAAGCTTTCGAGCCTGATCCTGTCTGTTGGACAAGGCAATCTCTTCCTGACGGTGGTCTTGACGGCGCTCATCGCGACCATCATCGGCATGGGCCTGCCGACGACTGCTTCCTACATCATCATGTCGATTCTGGCGGCTCCTTCTCTGATCCAGCTCGGGGTGAACCACGTATACGCGCACATGGTGTGTATGTGGTTTTCAGTGATATCCAATATCACGCCTCCTGTGTGCGTGGCCGCGTTCGCAGCCGCCAGCATTTCCGGGGGTAATCCGATGAAAACGGGCTTCCATGCGGTTCCTCTCGGGATCTACATGTATCTCTTGCCGTTCCTCTTCATCTACCGTCCGCAAGTCTTCGTCTATGGACACCCGTTCCTCAGCGGACTGGAGATCGTGATCACCTTGGCGATTGCCACGGTCGCCTTCGCGGCGGGATTCCAAGGATGGCTATTCCGTAATCTGCGCGCTTGGGAGCGGGCGGTGTATTTTGCGGCGGCCCCTCTGATGATCCACACCGGTTTGGTGACTGACCTCATCGGGGCTGCCATTATCTTGGTCATGAGCCTGTACGTCCTCGCGAGTTCAAAGAGGGTCGGCAGGGCGGTTGCTGCGTAG
- a CDS encoding dihydrodipicolinate synthase family protein, giving the protein MTNTIKEKLSGVFTPMVTPFKNDEILYEGIVENVKRMNKTGLRGYFVLGTNGEFRSLSVEERLAVLKTVIENAADDKVIMAGTSAESTKETIDITREAAKLGASMVSLLMPHFFRKHLDDNALADYVIRVADASPVPVLLYNNPSVAADVLISPDVVRKVAEHPNVVGMKDSSKGNFKAYLQAAGGKEFYVLAGSAGFFLDLLQEGGTGGVLSLANVFPEECVKLYAAFREGRLDEARKLNERIVELNKRVSGFGGVAAVKSAMELAGYVGGDPRHPLRPLTQEQKRTLEASIRELGFI; this is encoded by the coding sequence ATGACCAACACAATCAAGGAGAAGCTGTCGGGGGTCTTCACCCCGATGGTGACCCCATTCAAGAACGATGAGATCCTCTATGAAGGGATAGTTGAGAACGTCAAGAGGATGAACAAGACTGGTCTTCGGGGATACTTCGTCCTGGGGACCAACGGAGAGTTCAGGTCGCTGTCGGTCGAGGAAAGACTCGCGGTTCTGAAGACGGTGATCGAAAACGCCGCTGACGACAAGGTGATCATGGCCGGAACGAGCGCGGAGAGCACCAAGGAGACCATCGACATCACCCGGGAGGCGGCCAAGCTCGGAGCGTCCATGGTCAGCTTGCTGATGCCCCACTTCTTCCGGAAACATCTCGACGACAACGCGTTGGCGGACTACGTAATCAGGGTGGCCGATGCTTCGCCAGTGCCAGTACTTCTCTACAACAACCCGTCGGTGGCCGCCGATGTGTTGATAAGCCCGGATGTGGTCAGGAAAGTGGCCGAACACCCCAATGTGGTAGGCATGAAAGACAGCTCCAAAGGCAACTTCAAAGCCTATCTCCAAGCGGCGGGCGGGAAGGAGTTCTACGTCTTGGCCGGGTCCGCCGGGTTCTTCCTCGACTTGCTGCAGGAAGGCGGAACGGGGGGCGTCCTCTCACTGGCCAACGTCTTCCCCGAAGAGTGCGTCAAGCTCTACGCCGCCTTCAGGGAAGGACGTCTCGATGAAGCCAGGAAGCTCAATGAGAGGATCGTTGAGTTGAACAAGAGGGTCTCAGGCTTCGGCGGAGTTGCCGCCGTCAAGAGCGCAATGGAGCTGGCTGGTTATGTCGGTGGAGACCCCAGGCACCCGCTGAGACCGTTGACGCAGGAGCAAAAACGGACTCTGGAGGCAAGCATCAGGGAACTGGGGTTCATCTAA
- a CDS encoding cupin domain-containing protein, with amino-acid sequence MKTVTLEELPLVKIENRKGLYHRNIIDKSVGAKNFTLHFARMEEGGFGVAHSHAVPEHFLLVVSGELEVRNDKEAHRVPAGTGILIYPGEVHEVTNVNKGPTEYFVIYSPPNE; translated from the coding sequence ATGAAGACTGTAACCCTTGAAGAGCTGCCTCTCGTGAAGATCGAAAACCGCAAGGGTCTCTATCACCGAAACATAATCGACAAGAGCGTAGGAGCCAAGAACTTCACTCTTCACTTCGCCAGGATGGAAGAAGGAGGGTTCGGCGTCGCGCACAGCCATGCCGTCCCTGAGCACTTCCTGCTGGTGGTCTCGGGAGAACTCGAAGTGCGAAACGACAAGGAAGCGCACAGAGTCCCCGCTGGGACGGGCATCCTGATCTATCCGGGTGAGGTTCACGAGGTGACCAACGTCAACAAAGGACCGACGGAGTACTTCGTGATATACAGCCCCCCGAACGAGTAG
- a CDS encoding creatininase family protein has translation MPRKETWNIYEKGYDEVAEYLKQNDVIMIPMGSTEKHGAHCPLGTDSLTTMGVVQVAAKIAKTCYTPLIPVGYSPHHMGEVNQGTGTLTFSGDTYRRIVYELAMSTIYHGFNKIVFVTHHGSNSKVVDDVLRRLRYETGCFVCWYKTPTERTYSLIGEIVEGPPEETPGWHAGEIETSTAWAADEGTVDMSKAKPDRTHAPRWMGPAFTKHDGSGFVTFMGAENIWVPMEHHEYSDTATIGNPLRASKEKGEKYFQIAGEALAKFLEEVKKFDIVVPLEKRLFTNRA, from the coding sequence ATGCCGCGGAAGGAAACCTGGAACATCTACGAAAAGGGCTACGACGAGGTAGCCGAGTACTTGAAGCAAAACGACGTCATCATGATCCCGATGGGCTCCACCGAGAAGCACGGCGCCCACTGCCCGCTCGGGACGGACAGCCTGACGACCATGGGAGTCGTCCAGGTGGCGGCGAAGATAGCCAAGACCTGCTACACCCCCTTGATTCCCGTCGGCTACTCTCCGCACCACATGGGCGAGGTCAATCAGGGGACTGGAACGCTGACGTTCTCGGGAGACACCTACCGACGCATAGTGTACGAGCTCGCGATGAGCACGATATATCACGGGTTCAACAAGATAGTCTTCGTCACACACCATGGCAGCAACTCCAAGGTCGTCGACGACGTGCTGCGTAGACTCAGATACGAGACAGGTTGCTTCGTTTGCTGGTACAAGACCCCGACCGAGCGGACTTACTCCCTCATAGGTGAAATCGTTGAGGGACCGCCGGAAGAAACTCCTGGATGGCACGCCGGAGAAATCGAAACCAGCACCGCGTGGGCGGCCGATGAGGGCACCGTCGACATGAGCAAGGCCAAGCCTGACCGGACCCATGCCCCGCGATGGATGGGCCCTGCCTTCACGAAGCATGACGGCTCGGGGTTCGTGACCTTCATGGGCGCGGAGAACATCTGGGTTCCCATGGAACACCACGAGTATTCCGATACGGCCACAATCGGCAATCCGTTGAGGGCGAGCAAGGAAAAGGGCGAGAAGTACTTCCAGATCGCCGGCGAGGCTCTGGCGAAGTTCCTGGAGGAAGTGAAGAAGTTCGACATCGTCGTCCCGCTCGAGAAGCGTCTCTTCACTAATAGGGCCTAG
- a CDS encoding Tm-1-like ATP-binding domain-containing protein, with translation MVPTILIIATLDTKEIEADYLKAAIEGNGFRTLVMDTGILSPPRRIKPDIPREEVAIAGGMTIDGLLATGNKGKCIEVMINGAKKVAQQWYADGRFAGVIAIGGSQGTNIATAVMQNLPFGVPKLMVSTVACGTATFGPFVGTKDVAIMHSVVDVQGINGLTRRVFMNAAGAICGMVRSAAGQLGRERRRRTVAMSMLGTTTPGALRARALLEERDFEVVAFHQNGTGGIAMEDLIREGFFDGVLDINLHEVADRYVGGLHGAIRDYRLESACQAGLPQVIAPGSIEYTVQGPASTLTPEMKRRKYIVHNPTLTLVRLSHDEMAEVARLLASKINQARGPVRVFLPLKGFSYPNREGHELWDPEGNQIFLETFKNEISPSIPVEEVNAHINDGQFIDLVVGSFLEMMSHCDGAEDDLRIQMGRCAR, from the coding sequence AAAGCGGCGATAGAGGGAAACGGGTTCCGCACGCTTGTGATGGACACGGGCATTCTCTCGCCTCCTCGGAGAATCAAGCCGGACATTCCAAGAGAAGAAGTAGCCATTGCGGGCGGCATGACCATCGACGGGCTGTTGGCGACCGGCAACAAGGGCAAGTGCATAGAGGTTATGATCAATGGAGCGAAGAAGGTAGCTCAGCAGTGGTATGCCGACGGGAGATTCGCCGGGGTGATCGCGATCGGCGGTTCCCAGGGCACAAACATTGCCACGGCCGTGATGCAGAATCTGCCGTTCGGCGTGCCCAAGCTGATGGTTTCCACGGTGGCTTGTGGCACTGCCACCTTCGGACCGTTCGTCGGAACCAAGGATGTGGCCATCATGCACTCAGTGGTCGACGTGCAAGGGATAAACGGTCTGACCAGGCGGGTGTTCATGAACGCGGCCGGCGCGATCTGCGGAATGGTAAGGAGTGCCGCGGGCCAGCTCGGACGCGAGCGGCGTAGAAGGACCGTCGCCATGTCGATGTTGGGGACGACGACTCCTGGAGCCCTGCGGGCGCGCGCGCTTCTCGAAGAGAGAGATTTCGAGGTGGTGGCCTTCCACCAGAACGGGACGGGAGGGATCGCCATGGAGGACCTGATCAGGGAGGGGTTCTTCGATGGCGTTCTGGACATCAACCTCCATGAAGTGGCGGACCGATACGTCGGAGGACTCCATGGGGCGATCAGGGATTACAGGCTGGAGTCAGCGTGCCAAGCTGGCTTACCACAGGTCATCGCTCCAGGGAGCATTGAGTATACGGTGCAGGGCCCGGCAAGCACGCTCACACCTGAGATGAAGCGGAGGAAGTACATAGTCCACAATCCCACTCTGACCCTGGTCCGACTCTCCCACGATGAAATGGCCGAAGTCGCGAGGCTGCTGGCGAGCAAGATCAACCAAGCCAGAGGACCGGTGAGAGTGTTTCTGCCGCTCAAAGGGTTCTCCTACCCCAACCGCGAGGGGCACGAGCTGTGGGATCCCGAAGGCAACCAGATCTTCCTCGAGACCTTCAAGAACGAGATTTCCCCCTCCATCCCGGTGGAGGAGGTGAATGCCCACATCAATGACGGACAGTTCATCGACCTGGTCGTAGGGAGTTTCCTCGAGATGATGTCACACTGCGACGGTGCCGAGGACGATCTCAGAATCCAAATGGGAAGGTGCGCGCGATGA